A single genomic interval of Trichosurus vulpecula isolate mTriVul1 chromosome 6, mTriVul1.pri, whole genome shotgun sequence harbors:
- the ADRA2C gene encoding LOW QUALITY PROTEIN: alpha-2C adrenergic receptor (The sequence of the model RefSeq protein was modified relative to this genomic sequence to represent the inferred CDS: deleted 1 base in 1 codon) — MKAQSLSREHPSDSPPGLGARRGPLYFCFCSGVMDLQLTTNSTDSSDRGGSSNESLWAAERQPPSQYSPAEVAGLAAVVSFLIVFTIVGNVLVVIAVLTSRALKAPQNLFLVSLASADILVATLVMPFSLANELMNYWYFGKVWCDIYLALDVLFCTSSIVHLCAISLDRYWSVTQAVEYNLKRTPRRIKGIIVTVWLISAIISFPPLISFYRDPEEGQYPQCDLNDETWYILSSCIGSFFAPCIIMVLVYVRIYRVAKLRTRTLSEKRTVPEGSSQTENGLSRPPVGAGPSTAAAAATSLRLQAGENGHYHLHHHHHHLHHHHHHHHHQLRKSAELEDIELEESSTSENRRRRRSKEEAAARKGSRGFSFSFSSTKGGPSAGAGSRLSRASNRSLEFFSSHRRRKRSSLCRRKVTQAREKRFTFVLAVVMGVFVVCWFPFFFSYSLYGICREACQVPETLFKFFFWIGYCNSSLNPVIYTIFNQDFRRSFKHILFKKKKKTFLQ, encoded by the exons ATGAAGGCACAGAGTCTGAGTAGGGAGCACCCGAGC GACTCTCCTCCAGGGCTCGGGGCCAGGAGGGGACCCCTCTACTTCTGCTTTTGTAGTGGGGTCATGGATCTCCAGCTGACGACCAACAGCACCGACTCCAGCGACCGCGGGGGGTCCTCCAACGAGTCCCTGTGGGCCGCGGAGAGGCAGCCCCCGAGCCAGTATTCGCCCGCGGAGGTGGCTGGCTTGGCGGCGGTGGTGAGCTTTCTCATCGTCTTTACCATTGTGGGCAACGTGCTGGTGGTGATCGCTGTGTTGACCAGCCGTGCCCTGAAAGCACCCCAAAACTTGTTCCTCGTGTCCCTGGCCAGCGCTGACATTCTGGTGGCCACTTTGGTCATGCCCTTCTCGCTGGCCAACGAGCTCATGAACTACTGGTACTTTGGCAAGGTGTGGTGCGACATCTACCTGGCGCTGGACGTCCTCTTCTGCACCTCCTCCATAGTGCACCTGTGCGCCATCAGCCTGGACCGCTACTGGTCCGTGACGCAGGCGGTAGAATACAACCTGAAACGTACCCCACGCCGGATCAAAGGCATTATCGTGACGGTGTGGCTCATCTCGGCCATCATCTCCTTTCCTCCGCTTATCTCCTTCTACCGGGACCCGGAGGAAGGCCAGTACCCCCAATGCGACCTCAACGATGAGACGTGGTACATCCTGTCCTCTTGCATCGGTTCCTTCTTCGCGCCCTGCATCATCATGGTGCTGGTCTACGTGCGCATCTATCGGGTGGCCAAGCTGCGGACTCGGACGCTGTCTGAGAAGCGCACGGTGCCCGAGGGCTCGTCCCAAACGGAGAACGGGCTCAGCCGGCCGCCCGTGGGGGCAGGCCCCTCgaccgccgccgctgctgccacCTCCCTGCGTCTTCAGGCTGGGGAGAATGGGCACTACCacctccaccatcaccaccaccaccttcaccatcaccaccaccatcaccaccaccagctgCGGAAGAGTGCCGAGCTCGAAGACATCGAACTGGAGGAGAGCAGCACCTCTGAGAACCGGCGCCGGCGGCGCAGCAAAGAGGAGGCGGCAGCCCGCAAGGGCAGCCGcggcttctctttctccttttcctccaccAAAGGAGGCCCGTCGGCTGGTGCTGGGAGTCGCCTGTCCCGGGCCAGCAACCGCTCCCTCGAGTTCTTCTCGTCCCACCGGCGCCGCAAGCGCAGCAGCCTGTGCCGCCGAAAGGTGACACAGGCCCGAGAAAAGCGCTTCACCTTTGTGCTGGCTGTGGTCATGGGCGTGTTCGTCGTTTGTTGGTTCCCTTTCTTTTTCAGCTACAGCCTGTATGGCATCTGCAGGGAGGCCTGCCAGGTGCCCGAGACTCtcttcaagttctttttctggatcgGTTATTGCAATAGCTCCCTCAACCCAGTTATCTACACTATCTTCAACCAAGACTTCCGGAGGTCTTTCAAGCACATCCTgttcaaaaagaagaagaagacctTCTTGCAGTGA